One segment of Pseudophryne corroboree isolate aPseCor3 chromosome 10, aPseCor3.hap2, whole genome shotgun sequence DNA contains the following:
- the LOC134965297 gene encoding paraneoplastic antigen Ma2 homolog: MERVADEDITRWCQEKGVNVNYSLSLVGNLSTVKEEDVLKVMGQIYGVSHPCIVDKRREQNGDVFAMLLSGKEVLDRTLFPCMIILERGSGRKIQILWPEGQTYEDEEATQGDDQGAGEHLPGVNSTGSYIIRDGLESANKQRSSSETQMDTVVDKVVNHLERWHFEGGYRRLRIFSGITPVPAGEETYDMWREAAIQHSEEWQCPEHIRKQRVVESLRGPAMRVIQATRRSNPHATLREYIEALDFSFGTLEDVGDLLARLNSTYQDYGETLTQFIYRVDRLIYAIVDKGGLTSDVVDERRLRQILKGALTNSPIAQKLRCTMTPAKPPTLNELVREVKLEEVQIENREKSIKKVKVVLPTVEPPPVDERLLKMIEEQNKKIDQLIALQTSQQRAPNRMLSLGRGDRRSDFRNAYECYSCGQFGHRSFECPLRESVRR; the protein is encoded by the coding sequence ATGGAGAGGGTTGCGGATGAAGATATTACTCGTTGGTGCCAAGAGAAGGGAGTGAATGTCAACTACAGCTTGAGTTTGGTTGGAAATCTTTCCACCGTCAAGGAAGAAGATGTATTGAAAGTCATGGGACAAATTTATGGGGTAAGTCATCCCTGTATTGTGGATAAAAGGAGGGAGCAGAATGGAGATGTGTTCGCCATGCTCCTCAGTGGTAAAGAAGTGTTGGACAGAACATTATTTCCCTGTATGATCATATTGGAACGGGGATCAGGGAGGAAAATTCAGATACTATGGCCGGAAGGACAAACGTACGAAGATGAAGAGGCCACCCAAGGAGATGATCAAGGGGCAGGAGAACATCTCCCTGGTGTTAATTCCACAGGTTCCTATATTATTCGAGATGGATTAGAGTCGGCAAATAAACAGCGTTCCAGCTCAGAAACCCAGATGGATACTGTAGTGGACAAAGTTGTTAACCATCTGGAGAGATGGCACTTTGAAGGAGGATATCGTAGATTGAGGATATTCTCGGGAATTACTCCGGTACCAGCCGGGGAAGAAACCTACGATATGTGGAGGGAGGCTGCCATCCAACATTCTGAGGAATGGCAATGCCCGGAGCATATAAGAAAACAGAGAGTGGTGGAGAGTCTGCGTGGGCCTGCGATGAGGGTGATCCAGGCAACCCGGAGGAGCAACCCCCATGCTACTTTAAGGGAATATATTGAGGCTTTGGACTTCTCCTTTGGAACCCTGGAAGATGTAGGAGATCTATTGGCCAGGCTGAACAGCACTTATCAAGATTACGGAGAGACGTTAACTCAATTCATTTACAGAGTGGAccggttaatatatgcaattgtagaTAAAGGAGGCCTCACATCAGATGTTGTGGATGAGAGGCGATTAAGGCAAATATTAAAAGGGGCTCTTACAAACAGTCCTATAGCTCAAAAACTTCGTTGTACTATGACTCCAGCTAAACCACCCACCTTGAACGAATTAGTCAGAGAGGTCAAATTGGAAGAAGTCCAAATAGAAAATCGGGAAAAGTCTATTAAAAAGGTTAAAGTTGTATTACCCACTGTAGAACCTCCTCCCGTGGATGAAAGATTATTGAAGATGATAGAAGAACAGAATAAGAAAATCGACCAGCTTATAGCTCTGCAGACTAGTCAACAACGAGCCCCCAATAGGATGTTGAGTTTAGGAAGAGGAGATAGGAGAAGTGACTTTAGGAATGCCTATGAGTGCTACAGTTGTGGGCAGTTTGGACATCGGTCATTCGAATGCCCCCTCAGGGAATCTGTGAGGAGGTGA